A window from Pedobacter africanus encodes these proteins:
- a CDS encoding MBL fold metallo-hydrolase has product MDCKHLFIASLNSGSNGNCYYVGNNEEAILVDAGISCRETERRMLRIGLSMQKVKAIFISHEHTDHIKGLCTLSAKYNLPVYISVGTLAACRFSIRQDLIRHLHNNETIQIGSLSVTGFLKIHDASDPYSFVINHGETKVGVFTDIGEACEQLVYHFRQCHAAFLEANYDDALLEKSAYPYFLKRRISGGRGHLSNKKALELFSTFKPAFMSHLLLSHLSKDNNCPNLVAELFTQHANGTEIIVASRDEETQVYTIFEPAAVHSF; this is encoded by the coding sequence ATGGATTGTAAACATCTCTTTATCGCATCTTTGAATTCCGGCAGCAACGGAAATTGCTATTATGTTGGGAACAACGAGGAAGCGATATTGGTTGATGCAGGCATTTCATGCAGGGAAACTGAAAGAAGAATGCTTCGCATAGGATTGTCTATGCAAAAGGTAAAAGCGATATTCATTTCTCATGAACATACAGACCATATTAAAGGCTTATGTACGCTTTCAGCCAAATACAATCTCCCGGTTTACATTAGTGTAGGTACTTTAGCAGCCTGCCGTTTCAGCATCAGACAAGATCTGATCAGGCATCTACACAACAATGAAACCATACAAATTGGCAGTTTAAGTGTGACCGGCTTTCTTAAAATACATGATGCATCAGACCCCTACAGCTTTGTAATTAACCATGGGGAAACCAAAGTTGGTGTATTTACAGATATAGGTGAGGCCTGTGAACAGCTTGTATACCATTTCAGGCAGTGTCATGCTGCTTTCCTGGAAGCCAATTATGACGATGCTCTTCTGGAAAAAAGTGCTTATCCTTACTTCCTTAAAAGACGAATTAGCGGAGGCAGGGGCCACCTATCCAATAAAAAAGCATTGGAACTCTTCAGCACTTTCAAACCTGCATTTATGAGCCATTTACTGCTCTCCCATTTATCTAAAGATAACAATTGCCCCAATCTGGTGGCGGAACTGTTTACACAGCATGCCAATGGCACGGAAATCATTGTTGCCTCGAGAGATGAAGAAACACAGGTTTATACTATTTTTGAACCAGCAGCTGTGCATTCATTTTAA
- the rplI gene encoding 50S ribosomal protein L9 encodes MEIILKQDIKSLGEKDDIVTVKPGYGRNYLIPQGFGELATPSAKKVLAENLKQAAFKQDKIKKDAEGIAERLTEVKLSIGAKAGETGKIFGAVNTIMIADALKQKGFDVDRRRITFETEPKFVGEYVANLNLHKEVKVKVPFEVVAE; translated from the coding sequence ATGGAAATTATTTTAAAGCAAGATATCAAATCCCTAGGGGAAAAAGACGATATCGTTACTGTAAAGCCAGGATATGGCCGTAACTACTTAATCCCTCAGGGATTTGGTGAGCTGGCTACTCCTTCAGCTAAAAAAGTATTAGCAGAAAACTTAAAACAAGCTGCTTTTAAACAAGATAAAATTAAGAAAGATGCAGAAGGCATTGCTGAGCGTTTAACTGAGGTTAAATTATCTATCGGTGCTAAAGCTGGTGAGACAGGTAAAATTTTTGGTGCTGTAAATACCATTATGATTGCTGATGCATTGAAACAAAAAGGTTTTGATGTTGACCGTCGCCGTATCACTTTCGAAACTGAACCTAAATTTGTTGGCGAATATGTAGCTAACTTGAACTTGCACAAAGAAGTGAAAGTTAAAGTTCCTTTCGAAGTTGTAGCTGAATAG
- a CDS encoding tryptophan 2,3-dioxygenase family protein, translating to MEITPEINERLSQLQEKFSAMGQDINAYLDGLLYADYLTYWDYIHVDTLLSLQNPKTPFPDEEIFIMYHQITELYFKLTLHECKQISGHPALTAAFFAERLKRINAYFTALVSSFDIMVDGMDKSQFLKFRMSLLPASGFQSGQYRMIEISATDLIRLVDKSKRDELAGATIEEQFEYIYWKFGASELSTGKQTLTLQQFIAKYAMQFLQLAKDNTETNFAALYRRLVKEGQDVTALQEEMRKLDLFVNVEWPLSHYKSAVRYLEKDPADIAATGGTNWQKYLPPRFQKRIFFPFLWTEVQIDEWGKTWVMNVLKNYRI from the coding sequence ATGGAAATCACACCAGAAATTAACGAGCGCCTCTCCCAGCTACAGGAAAAATTTTCTGCCATGGGACAAGACATCAATGCCTATCTGGATGGTCTGCTTTATGCAGATTACCTGACTTATTGGGACTACATACACGTAGACACGCTATTGAGTCTTCAGAACCCCAAAACCCCATTTCCGGATGAAGAGATCTTCATCATGTATCACCAGATTACCGAGCTTTACTTTAAACTTACTTTGCATGAATGCAAGCAGATCAGCGGGCATCCCGCATTGACGGCAGCATTCTTTGCCGAAAGGTTAAAGCGTATCAATGCCTATTTTACGGCTTTGGTATCTTCTTTCGATATTATGGTGGATGGGATGGACAAATCACAATTCCTGAAATTCAGGATGTCGCTGCTCCCGGCAAGTGGTTTCCAGTCGGGCCAGTACCGTATGATCGAGATCAGTGCTACAGACCTCATCCGGCTGGTCGATAAAAGCAAAAGGGACGAACTGGCAGGGGCAACAATTGAAGAACAGTTTGAATACATCTATTGGAAATTTGGCGCTTCGGAATTGTCCACCGGAAAGCAGACGCTTACACTTCAGCAATTCATTGCCAAATATGCCATGCAATTCCTGCAGCTTGCAAAAGACAACACCGAAACTAATTTTGCAGCATTGTACAGAAGATTGGTAAAAGAAGGCCAGGATGTAACCGCGCTGCAGGAGGAAATGCGCAAACTGGATCTGTTCGTTAACGTTGAATGGCCCTTGTCGCATTACAAGTCCGCAGTCCGTTATCTCGAAAAAGACCCGGCAGATATTGCTGCTACAGGCGGCACCAACTGGCAAAAATACCTGCCGCCGCGATTTCAGAAAAGGATTTTCTTTCCTTTCCTCTGGACTGAAGTACAAATTGATGAATGGGGTAAAACCTGGGTTATGAATGTATTGAAAAACTACAGGATTTAA
- a CDS encoding isoaspartyl peptidase/L-asparaginase family protein, translating into MKAKIVILIFIFFICGTAMAQDQQKNKYILVIHGGAGTILKKNMDPAKEAAYVTQLTKALQKGYEVIRGGKTSLDAVEAAIRVLEDSPLFNAGKGAVFTHDGRNELDAAIMDGKTLGAGAIAGVTTIRNPISAARAVMEKSSHVMMIGLGAEKFARQCNLELVDPAYFYTRERWEGLQKALKEDSTKAVLDHGNKKSQRTEVAAYKDNKFGTVGAVALDKMGNLAAGTSTGGMTNKKYGRVGDSPIIGAGTYANNLTAAISCTGWGEFYIRSVVAHDVSAMMEYKGLSVAEASALALEKVAKLGGEGGIIALDKNGRIAMPFNTAGMYRGSVTENGKIEVEIYK; encoded by the coding sequence ATGAAAGCTAAAATAGTCATACTGATTTTCATTTTTTTCATTTGTGGAACGGCTATGGCACAAGATCAGCAAAAAAATAAATATATACTGGTGATACATGGAGGCGCGGGTACCATCCTTAAAAAGAATATGGATCCGGCAAAAGAGGCAGCTTATGTGACCCAGTTAACCAAAGCCCTGCAAAAAGGGTATGAAGTTATAAGAGGCGGAAAAACAAGCCTGGATGCAGTCGAAGCAGCCATTCGGGTATTGGAAGACTCACCCCTGTTTAATGCAGGCAAAGGAGCTGTTTTTACCCATGATGGTAGAAATGAATTGGATGCCGCAATAATGGATGGGAAAACCCTTGGAGCTGGGGCAATCGCGGGTGTTACAACGATTCGTAATCCGATCAGTGCTGCAAGAGCAGTGATGGAAAAGTCATCGCATGTGATGATGATTGGTCTTGGTGCTGAAAAATTTGCAAGGCAATGTAACCTGGAGCTGGTAGACCCTGCTTATTTTTATACCAGGGAACGCTGGGAAGGTTTACAGAAGGCATTGAAAGAAGATTCTACAAAAGCTGTGTTGGACCATGGAAATAAAAAATCACAACGAACAGAAGTTGCCGCCTATAAGGACAATAAGTTTGGGACAGTAGGAGCGGTGGCTTTGGATAAAATGGGAAATCTTGCTGCGGGAACTTCTACCGGAGGAATGACCAATAAAAAATATGGCAGGGTAGGCGATTCTCCCATCATTGGGGCTGGTACCTATGCGAATAACCTAACTGCCGCAATTTCCTGTACAGGCTGGGGAGAGTTTTATATCAGAAGTGTAGTAGCACACGACGTATCGGCAATGATGGAGTACAAGGGGCTTTCAGTTGCTGAGGCCTCAGCGCTTGCATTAGAGAAGGTGGCTAAGCTCGGTGGAGAAGGAGGAATTATTGCTTTGGACAAAAATGGCCGGATAGCTATGCCTTTTAATACAGCTGGTATGTACCGGGGATCGGTTACAGAAAATGGTAAAATAGAAGTTGAAATCTATAAATAG
- the kynU gene encoding kynureninase, translated as MIFENNLAFARNMDQQDPLRELRNEFLFPQQNGKPFIYLCGNSLGLQPKTARSHIGQQLDNWHNLAVEGWFEGKSPWMFYHKEIKKLMAPIVGASPQEVCPMNTLTVNLHLLMVSFYQPSGKRFKIIMEAGAFPSDQYAIESQVRFHGYDPKEAIIEVAPKAGEHTLRTADIVAAIAGQGDEIALVLFGGVNYFTGQWYDMPAITKAGHAAGAIVGFDLAHAAGNVPLQLHNWDVDFACWCSYKYQNSGPGGISAIFVHEKHFQDERINRFAGWWGYQEQERFKMTKGFVPEAGADGWQVSCTQVIPMSLYYASLRIFEKAGFIAPLREKSQKLTAYLFYVIAEVNKSLGEEQYQIITPGTIEDRGAQVSIVARQKAREVFNTLMANNILGDWREPNVIRLSPVPLYNSFEDVFITGEQLLKISKELI; from the coding sequence ATGATTTTTGAAAATAATCTGGCATTTGCCCGAAATATGGATCAGCAGGATCCACTCCGCGAACTCAGAAATGAGTTTTTGTTTCCACAACAAAATGGCAAACCTTTCATTTATCTATGCGGTAACTCGTTGGGCCTGCAGCCCAAAACCGCAAGGTCGCATATCGGGCAGCAGCTCGACAATTGGCACAACCTGGCCGTTGAGGGCTGGTTTGAAGGCAAAAGCCCCTGGATGTTTTACCATAAGGAAATCAAGAAACTGATGGCACCAATTGTGGGTGCAAGCCCCCAGGAAGTGTGTCCGATGAATACGCTCACGGTAAATCTGCACTTGTTGATGGTAAGCTTTTACCAGCCATCAGGCAAGCGGTTTAAGATCATTATGGAAGCTGGAGCTTTCCCTTCAGACCAGTATGCTATCGAAAGCCAGGTACGTTTTCATGGCTACGATCCTAAGGAGGCCATCATTGAAGTAGCACCAAAAGCAGGTGAACATACATTGCGTACGGCAGATATCGTTGCCGCTATTGCAGGCCAGGGAGATGAAATCGCGCTGGTGCTATTTGGTGGTGTCAATTACTTTACCGGTCAATGGTACGATATGCCTGCAATTACCAAAGCAGGGCATGCAGCAGGTGCAATTGTAGGTTTCGATCTAGCACACGCTGCCGGCAATGTGCCCCTGCAGCTCCACAACTGGGATGTTGATTTTGCCTGCTGGTGTTCCTATAAATACCAGAATTCGGGCCCGGGAGGTATTAGTGCCATATTTGTCCATGAAAAACATTTTCAGGACGAGCGTATTAACCGGTTTGCCGGTTGGTGGGGCTACCAGGAGCAGGAACGTTTCAAAATGACCAAAGGTTTTGTGCCCGAAGCAGGAGCAGACGGCTGGCAGGTAAGCTGCACCCAGGTAATCCCTATGTCCTTATACTATGCCTCCCTGCGTATTTTCGAAAAAGCAGGTTTTATAGCACCTTTAAGAGAGAAAAGCCAAAAACTCACCGCTTATCTTTTTTATGTGATAGCCGAAGTAAATAAAAGCTTAGGCGAAGAACAGTACCAGATCATCACACCTGGCACCATAGAAGACCGTGGTGCCCAGGTTTCCATAGTGGCCAGGCAAAAAGCCAGGGAGGTTTTCAATACATTGATGGCCAATAATATTCTGGGTGACTGGCGTGAACCAAACGTGATTCGCTTAAGCCCAGTGCCCTTGTATAACAGTTTTGAAGATGTATTTATTACAGGTGAACAGCTGCTGAAAATCAGTAAGGAACTGATTTAG
- the mtgA gene encoding monofunctional biosynthetic peptidoglycan transglycosylase — MSKRKRTTKRKAGPSLFKKIMSVVTRVFIWFLLVSVLWVLAYRFINPPITLLMILRNIERKADGKSARMDKAWVDFEDMSDNMKRAAVSAEDQLFLKHIGFDVKAIEKAFETNKKGKKIKGGSTISQQTAKNVFLWPGRSWIRKGFEAYFTLLIELLWSKERILEVYLNVIEMGDGIYGAEAAAQAYFGKSCSKLTRSQAALIAACFPNPRRWTPKKPTRYIKHRQYLILKNMRRLGPLDF; from the coding sequence ATGTCGAAACGTAAACGGACCACTAAAAGGAAGGCCGGCCCCTCTCTGTTTAAAAAAATAATGTCTGTTGTAACCAGGGTATTTATCTGGTTTCTCTTGGTTAGCGTGCTCTGGGTGCTGGCTTATCGCTTTATCAATCCACCCATCACTTTGCTGATGATATTACGGAATATAGAACGTAAGGCGGATGGTAAGTCTGCCAGGATGGATAAAGCCTGGGTCGATTTTGAAGATATGTCCGATAACATGAAACGGGCCGCTGTTTCGGCGGAAGACCAGCTTTTCCTGAAACACATCGGTTTTGATGTGAAAGCCATAGAAAAAGCTTTTGAAACCAATAAAAAAGGGAAAAAGATAAAAGGCGGCAGCACTATTTCACAACAAACTGCTAAAAATGTGTTTTTATGGCCGGGTCGTTCCTGGATCAGGAAAGGTTTTGAAGCCTATTTTACCCTGCTGATAGAACTACTTTGGAGCAAAGAACGCATTTTGGAGGTTTACCTCAATGTGATTGAAATGGGGGATGGAATTTATGGTGCAGAGGCCGCTGCCCAGGCTTATTTCGGTAAATCATGTTCTAAATTGACACGTTCACAGGCTGCACTGATTGCCGCTTGTTTCCCAAACCCGAGAAGATGGACTCCTAAGAAGCCAACACGTTATATCAAGCACCGTCAGTACCTGATCCTGAAGAACATGAGAAGGCTAGGCCCACTCGATTTTTAG
- a CDS encoding right-handed parallel beta-helix repeat-containing protein encodes MKMNFNHFPLALSFALLLPFGCKKDSVENDAATGALNTEKTAAINSVADHVVETGMTLAQINAVIAGATAGDTVYVQPGTYSITGKIIMKAGVSLIKQTGTNPIFDASSSANLLIMNYTTDMSNCIVSGITFWNIRFSIVSAGSTVFKYCIFDYGKRTPNTNKTNNLKDAYLEFKDTNLSQVNNCVFSHRIADPGRGVWIKNTTNSKILNNAFGNGGTTGYFVTAINDNSQSNSLIDGNVVKRNIVLNSVDSLTDHGMYAHSFNGLTITNNTISGWPANASGGSIKARNGQNLNISGNILNDSGILLYEYLSGTAFPYLNNVVVSANEINIASPASDMYHGIGYYRDNTSHSEYSIRIAANKLPNGTIYALASAINVTNFNAAGGGVYNNDTAAGYLLLKSGIANSGNY; translated from the coding sequence ATGAAGATGAATTTTAATCATTTCCCATTGGCATTATCCTTTGCCTTACTGCTGCCTTTTGGCTGCAAAAAAGATTCTGTTGAAAATGATGCTGCAACAGGAGCGCTTAACACAGAAAAAACGGCAGCGATCAATTCCGTAGCCGATCATGTGGTCGAAACAGGGATGACACTTGCCCAGATTAATGCCGTAATTGCCGGAGCTACAGCCGGAGATACGGTATATGTACAGCCCGGTACTTATTCCATTACGGGCAAGATCATCATGAAAGCGGGGGTATCCCTCATTAAACAAACCGGTACCAACCCTATTTTTGATGCAAGCAGTTCGGCAAACTTGCTAATCATGAACTATACCACAGATATGAGCAACTGCATTGTTTCCGGCATTACTTTCTGGAATATCCGCTTTTCTATAGTAAGTGCTGGAAGCACTGTATTTAAATACTGCATCTTTGATTACGGAAAAAGGACACCCAACACCAATAAAACCAATAACCTTAAAGATGCCTATCTGGAATTTAAAGACACAAATCTGAGCCAGGTAAATAATTGTGTCTTTAGCCACAGGATAGCCGATCCGGGGCGTGGTGTATGGATAAAGAATACAACCAATTCGAAGATCCTCAATAATGCTTTTGGCAATGGTGGCACAACAGGTTATTTCGTTACCGCCATAAACGACAACAGCCAGAGTAACTCTTTAATTGATGGAAATGTGGTCAAAAGAAATATCGTGTTGAACAGCGTAGATAGTTTAACCGATCATGGCATGTATGCGCATAGCTTCAACGGGCTTACCATAACCAACAATACCATTTCGGGCTGGCCCGCAAATGCTAGCGGAGGAAGTATCAAAGCCCGGAATGGCCAAAACCTGAATATCTCAGGCAATATATTGAATGATTCGGGAATTCTGCTCTACGAATATTTAAGCGGAACTGCCTTTCCTTATCTCAACAATGTGGTCGTTTCGGCTAATGAGATCAATATAGCTTCCCCGGCCAGTGATATGTACCATGGTATTGGGTATTACCGCGACAATACCAGCCATTCAGAGTATTCCATCCGGATTGCCGCCAATAAATTACCCAACGGGACAATTTATGCCTTGGCTTCAGCCATTAATGTAACGAATTTTAATGCTGCAGGTGGTGGGGTGTACAACAACGATACTGCGGCTGGCTATTTATTGTTGAAAAGCGGCATTGCTAATTCCGGTAATTATTGA
- the rpsR gene encoding 30S ribosomal protein S18, with translation MAKDQIQYVTAPKVDDNRKKYCRFRKNGIKYIDYKDANFLLKFINDQGKILPRRLTGTSLKFQRKVAQAVKRARHIGLLPFVADQLK, from the coding sequence ATGGCTAAAGATCAAATACAATATGTTACTGCTCCAAAAGTGGACGATAACAGAAAAAAATATTGTCGTTTCAGAAAAAACGGGATTAAATACATTGATTACAAAGACGCAAACTTCCTGTTAAAATTCATCAATGACCAGGGTAAGATTTTACCTCGCCGTTTAACCGGTACTTCATTGAAATTTCAACGTAAAGTGGCTCAGGCGGTAAAGCGTGCACGTCACATTGGTTTGTTACCTTTTGTTGCTGACCAATTAAAATAG
- a CDS encoding (Fe-S)-binding protein, with translation MSAQLNFEVPTMAEMIAKGEEPEILFWVGCAGSYDERAQKTTRDICKILHHVGLKYAVLGTEESCTGDPAKRAGNEFLFQMQAMTNIEVLNAYNIKKIVTGCPHCFNTIKNEYPGLGGNYEVIHHTQLIQQLINEGKLKAEGGESFKGKKITYHDPCYLGRGNDVYEAPRAALEALDAQLVEMKRCKSNGLCCGAGGAQMFKEPEKGNKDINIERIEEALETQPQVIAASCPFCMTMLRDGVKMKEQEQHIQVLDIAEITVKANGL, from the coding sequence ATGAGCGCGCAATTAAACTTTGAAGTGCCAACAATGGCAGAAATGATAGCCAAAGGCGAAGAACCTGAGATCTTATTTTGGGTAGGCTGCGCCGGGAGTTATGATGAAAGGGCACAAAAAACCACACGCGACATCTGTAAGATATTACATCATGTAGGTTTAAAATATGCAGTACTTGGCACCGAAGAAAGCTGTACAGGCGATCCTGCAAAACGCGCAGGGAATGAATTCCTGTTCCAAATGCAGGCCATGACCAATATCGAGGTGCTAAATGCTTACAACATAAAAAAAATAGTGACGGGCTGCCCGCACTGTTTCAACACCATAAAAAATGAATATCCTGGATTGGGTGGCAACTATGAAGTTATCCACCATACACAGCTGATCCAGCAACTGATTAACGAAGGTAAACTGAAAGCCGAAGGCGGAGAAAGCTTTAAAGGCAAAAAGATCACCTATCATGATCCTTGCTACCTGGGCCGTGGCAACGATGTATATGAAGCGCCGCGTGCAGCGCTTGAAGCCCTTGACGCGCAACTAGTAGAAATGAAACGCTGCAAATCAAACGGCTTATGCTGTGGTGCCGGCGGCGCGCAAATGTTTAAAGAGCCTGAGAAAGGCAACAAGGACATCAATATCGAAAGAATTGAAGAGGCCCTGGAGACGCAGCCACAAGTAATTGCAGCATCCTGCCCTTTTTGTATGACTATGCTTAGGGATGGGGTAAAAATGAAAGAGCAGGAACAGCATATACAGGTGTTGGACATCGCAGAAATTACTGTAAAAGCAAATGGATTGTAA
- a CDS encoding ABC transporter ATPase: protein MSFSPQSKIWIYQSNRAFTNAEVIAIQQKLDAFTSQWKAHGHQLKAKAEILHSFFIVFTVDEAAAGVTGCSIDSSVRVIKEIEKEYNVDLFDRFNIAYKVGDKVVVTNKEDFETLVNIKAVGPKTIVFNNLVQTREEFENKWEMPFEQSWHSKVFAHLL, encoded by the coding sequence ATGAGTTTTTCTCCACAATCTAAAATATGGATATACCAAAGTAACCGAGCGTTCACAAACGCTGAGGTAATAGCTATTCAACAGAAATTAGATGCCTTTACCTCGCAGTGGAAAGCCCACGGCCATCAGTTGAAGGCTAAAGCTGAAATATTGCATAGCTTTTTTATTGTATTTACCGTTGATGAAGCAGCCGCAGGCGTAACCGGGTGTTCTATTGATTCTTCTGTTCGAGTAATCAAGGAAATTGAAAAGGAGTACAATGTAGATCTGTTTGACAGGTTTAATATTGCTTATAAAGTTGGGGACAAAGTTGTTGTAACCAACAAAGAAGACTTTGAAACGCTGGTAAACATTAAAGCAGTTGGCCCTAAGACCATTGTTTTCAATAATCTGGTGCAAACCCGGGAAGAATTTGAGAACAAATGGGAAATGCCATTTGAACAAAGCTGGCATAGTAAGGTGTTTGCACACCTGCTGTAA
- a CDS encoding T9SS type A sorting domain-containing protein, which translates to MKNLLKIGIAAFLVFNFSALQAKDIDFSVKVKNVNEKSVAFLIDGPQVIDLSIYSANGDLLYTQNIKTKNTSTRTYNLRELPDGTYTFKLVSELKAAEYKVIIENAQAKVSEPVVEERFKPVLTREEGVITLDLKNAPAGPVEVQILDRYNEPLYNKVFDNGLKTPKRFNVDRVFATELTFVVKSERQESRETVQMY; encoded by the coding sequence ATGAAAAATTTATTAAAAATTGGGATTGCTGCATTTTTGGTATTTAATTTCTCTGCTTTGCAAGCAAAAGATATTGATTTTTCGGTAAAAGTTAAAAATGTAAACGAGAAGTCAGTTGCTTTTCTTATTGATGGGCCGCAGGTTATTGATTTATCTATCTATAGTGCAAATGGTGATTTGCTGTATACACAGAACATCAAAACGAAGAATACTTCTACCAGGACTTACAACCTGAGGGAGCTTCCTGACGGAACCTATACATTTAAGCTTGTAAGCGAATTGAAGGCCGCGGAGTATAAAGTTATTATTGAAAACGCACAGGCGAAGGTTTCTGAACCGGTGGTTGAAGAGCGGTTTAAGCCGGTTTTAACCAGAGAAGAAGGCGTGATCACTTTAGATCTGAAAAATGCCCCCGCAGGTCCGGTAGAAGTTCAGATCCTGGACAGGTATAACGAGCCTTTGTACAACAAGGTATTTGACAATGGACTCAAAACACCCAAAAGATTTAATGTTGACAGGGTTTTTGCAACGGAATTGACATTTGTTGTGAAATCTGAGAGACAGGAATCCAGGGAAACGGTTCAAATGTATTAG
- the rpsF gene encoding 30S ribosomal protein S6: MNQYETVIVLTPLLSEEVAKEAIAKFSKIIADSGAEIVQEDNWGLRKLAYPIEKKASGFFHLTEYKSSGELINKLELELKRDERVLRFLTIRLDRHAVAYNEKKRSGAFNKKPKKEEVAG; encoded by the coding sequence ATGAATCAGTACGAAACTGTTATCGTTCTAACCCCGTTGTTGTCAGAAGAAGTAGCGAAAGAGGCAATAGCCAAATTCAGCAAAATCATCGCTGACAGCGGAGCCGAAATTGTTCAAGAGGACAATTGGGGTTTGAGAAAATTAGCGTATCCGATTGAAAAAAAAGCAAGCGGATTTTTCCACCTAACAGAATACAAATCTTCAGGTGAATTAATTAACAAGTTGGAGTTGGAGCTGAAGCGCGATGAGCGTGTATTGCGTTTCCTTACCATTAGATTAGACCGTCATGCGGTTGCATATAATGAGAAAAAACGTAGTGGTGCTTTTAACAAAAAACCTAAGAAAGAGGAGGTTGCAGGATAA
- a CDS encoding 4Fe-4S dicluster domain-containing protein: MVSQIIFIVITLAAVLLFSYNLKKVIRNIRLGRPANRSDQPQKRWMTMLKVAFGQTKMFFRPIPAFLHLIVYAGFVIINIEVLEIMIDGIFGTHRVFGGLGAFYDFLIGSFEVLALGVWLACAIFLVRRNVLKLKRFSGVEMKSWPRSDANYILITEILLMTAFLTMNAADAKLQAMGAGHYTAAGAFPVSQFLQNLLPNTETALLAIERGCWWFHIIGIFAFLNYLPYSKHFHIMFAFPNTYFSNLEPKGEFSNMQSVTNEVKAMLDPSFTPPDAAAGRFGAKDVNDLTWVNLMNAYTCTECGRCTSVCPANITGKLLSPRKIMMDTRDRMEEVGKNGLDDGKSLIDSYISREEIWACTSCNACTQACPINIDPLAIITELRRYAVMEESQSPASINAMLGNIENNGAPWKYSPADRLNWAKES, encoded by the coding sequence ATGGTGTCACAAATCATATTTATAGTCATTACACTGGCTGCAGTACTGCTGTTCAGTTATAACTTGAAAAAAGTTATCCGTAACATTCGCCTGGGAAGACCCGCAAACAGGTCAGATCAACCCCAGAAAAGATGGATGACAATGCTTAAGGTAGCATTTGGTCAAACGAAAATGTTTTTCAGGCCAATTCCCGCCTTTCTGCATCTTATTGTATATGCAGGCTTTGTTATTATCAATATCGAAGTATTGGAGATCATGATAGATGGCATCTTTGGTACCCACAGGGTATTTGGCGGTCTTGGTGCATTTTACGACTTCCTTATAGGCTCATTTGAAGTCCTTGCTCTGGGTGTATGGCTTGCCTGTGCTATCTTTTTGGTCAGGAGAAATGTGCTTAAATTGAAAAGGTTTAGCGGTGTAGAGATGAAAAGCTGGCCAAGGTCTGATGCCAATTACATCCTCATTACTGAAATCCTGTTGATGACCGCTTTTCTGACCATGAATGCCGCAGACGCAAAATTGCAAGCCATGGGTGCCGGGCATTATACCGCTGCTGGAGCTTTTCCTGTAAGCCAGTTTTTACAGAACCTTCTGCCCAATACAGAGACAGCCTTGCTTGCCATTGAAAGAGGTTGCTGGTGGTTCCATATCATCGGCATTTTTGCTTTTTTAAACTACCTGCCCTATTCCAAGCATTTTCACATTATGTTCGCTTTTCCAAACACCTATTTTTCGAACCTGGAACCTAAAGGCGAGTTCAGCAACATGCAAAGTGTAACCAATGAAGTTAAAGCCATGCTTGATCCATCCTTTACGCCGCCCGATGCTGCTGCCGGGCGTTTTGGAGCAAAAGATGTAAACGATTTAACATGGGTTAACCTGATGAACGCCTATACCTGTACAGAATGCGGTAGATGTACCTCGGTTTGTCCTGCCAATATTACGGGAAAGTTGCTTTCGCCACGTAAGATTATGATGGATACCCGTGACAGAATGGAGGAGGTTGGGAAGAACGGGCTTGACGACGGCAAATCTTTAATCGACTCGTACATTAGCCGGGAAGAGATCTGGGCCTGTACCAGCTGTAACGCCTGCACACAAGCCTGCCCCATCAACATTGATCCGCTGGCCATTATTACCGAATTGCGGCGTTATGCAGTGATGGAGGAATCCCAGTCGCCCGCCAGCATCAACGCCATGCTGGGCAACATTGAAAATAACGGGGCTCCCTGGAAATATTCACCGGCCGACAGGCTCAACTGGGCCAAAGAAAGTTAA